ACGTCTTGTCTATGCCTCCTGAGTCCTGACGCAAGGACGCCCAGCTCAACCACGACTATTTTTATATCACACGCTAAGAGTTAGTTCCCCTCATGTACGTCACAACGCGACAACATATCAAGTGTAAATGTCATGATGGATGCAGACCACAATATTTTGATTTAAACCGTATTGCATGTCATTAAATCTGTGCATCTAGTGATTTTCATTCGTAGTACATACGAAAGTTTGTAAAAATCTGAAGATAGGGACAAACTTATTGTAGTGTTAGACATGCAATATCTTTAGTTAGGGAAGATATGTACGCTTTTGAGTTTTTCCAATATTTTAGACCTATACATAtactaggacaatgcccgcgcgttgctgcgtagGAGCAAAATATGTTAACATTCAAAATTGAAAATTGAAAAATTGCTCTAGCAACATTGCTGAAATACCATAAATTGTCACCCTTCGTTAATAAGAAAGTTTTATGAGATTTGACAAAAAGAACAAAGAATGTAATACAATTGAAGATATATGTCAGTTACCTGAGATGGATCAGGAACAATATTTTAGCTTTACTGAAGCTCCAATCATAAAGATCAAAAGTTTACTTTGTGTGTTAGCTGGCCTTGACGATGCCAGTGGAAAGGTAACGAAATTAAGATTCAACATCAAAATATGAGAACTAGTGTTATAATCTTTAGGTATTCCTCAAATCACAAACATGAATACATGCAAGGAAATTGGCACTCATAGAAGCGCCAACAAAAATTAACTATTTTACCTCGAGTCTGATTGGTAATTCTCTCTTCGGCCATGTGTGCACAATTAATCAATTGCCCTTTTCTCTCTTGATTGTACCAATTGAATAGGATTCACGACCAGTCTTGAGCACGCATCTTGGGCACTTCTCTTTGCTGCCTGGACACCACACGGAGGTCGCGTGTGACCATCTTGGGGATGGATCTTGGATGATTTGAGTAGGACACGGTCGATGGCTCTTGACTGGATGAGCCCACCGATCGGGGAAAACGAATCGGACGGCGACACGAAGTAGGTGGCACACACCGATCGATCGATCAGGGAACGAAGCAGACGCGAAGTACCTGGACTGACGACGACAAAAAATTGACTCAGCAGGTGAGATCAAGGCCGTTAAGGTCGATCCATCCCTATAAACGCCCCGACACCACCATCCCACGCTGGCACGAGCCTGCCCTAAAGATTAGAAACCGCCGCCGGTGTTCATGGAAAACCCGTTGGCGCCACCGAGCTAGAGCTGCGCAAGAAGTCGTCTTCCATGGAGGAGCACGTGGTGCTCATGGTCAGGCCATGGCTTGCCCTCGCGGATCGTATTTGTCAATGCGCTTCTCTGTAAGCTTCCATCCGTTCTTCAGATCGATCATCTCTCCGTCCTGCCCTGGCCTGACAACATGGTGAGGCGCGTTGTTTCTGGCTCGAGAGGGGAGGAGACAGGGAGGTGATGACGCTCAAGAACCTTTAAAAAGTACAGTCGGGAACAAAGTCCAGGAATTGTTACGGTAGGGAACAACTGACTACCGTATGGTAAGTCGACCTGAACTGTTTTTCTCCAGGGAACAAAAACGGAGACCAGACCTGACACGGAGGAAATAAACTCTCTAGCGACAACGGAGGAAGCGGCAACTTAGGAACACGCATAGATGGACGGATGAAATATTTATTAGGTAAGGTGCGACACAttagatccatattcagagatatTAGGCCTAGGATTTTCAGGAAACGTCGGGCCTAGGAAAAAAAAAAACTTGGCCCGTTTGTGATGCCAGccagtcacctattgcaatttaatagtaaagatacacATTATATTCTAGTTGTGTCATTGTCAAGGATGAACTAGAATATGTAATGTAAGTAACGAAAAAGATGTCACTTTATTGATGTTGTATTTGTTGGTCTCATCGTAAAATTTGTACAATATTAGCATATCTTTGGAAGAATCTAATTATTTGTACATTTTTCATGGATTGGTATAGATATTAGACATACATACAAGCAAAATTGTTCTACTGGTAGAAGGCCATTCATTTTGGTTTGTTGCGATAAACACCTCTACCAAATATTGTTATTAAATGTGATGCGCCAAAAATGATTTGATATATTATGTAGACAATCATTAAAACAATTTTTCTAAGATTAACATGGAACTTTCAAAGGCAGTAGATACAAGATGCATGCCATCTTAACCTGCCGCCACATAGGGTCAACGCCGTTGGTTTCAACTTCCAAGAATGTTTTCAAACTCAGCCAGTAAGCATGACAGTTGAGTAAGATATAAACCAGATTATGAAGATATTCTAGCGTTGTAGTGCACTCTACTTGTTTTGTGTGTCCTTGAGTGGCATTTCATAATAATAGACTTGAGGACAATTGCTCATACAATTGTTTTGGGCCATTGTAAAAGTTCATATAGTGATATAGTGGTATAAATGGCTTACAATATTACATCTTTAACAAGAGAGCTATATACAAGTTTACTTATCATCCATATATTTGAAtgatttttttagataaaaggcttgAGAACCTGGCTTCATTCATATAGCGCCAAGGGACCAAAGACCGGGAAGTAGCGAAAGAGAAGTGACCCCACAGCCATTCCGAGGTGATCCAGCGGACAAACCCCAAAAGAGAGCAACATATGATCAACTATTGGTATCTTTAGAGCTGATAGCAGCAGCCTTGCCCATAAGCTTGTCAATGATGGAAGAGTTTTGAGTCCTTGTCCTACCTTTTGCTCAATATCTTCAAAGCTGCAAAAAGACAACAAGTTTATTAATAACATTAGGGGGACGACATATGAAAATACCTTCAATCATACTTTTGAAAGATTTATAGTTATCGGACTAAGGACTGTGTACTTGAATTACAGTGATCATATATTATTATATTATAACACACAACCTTTTTGGTGCTAGAGGGACCAGCTTCGTCATCATTTTTGCCGACACGATAGCTTCCTTTGTTCCCCCTTTCGTTATTCATAGCCATAGTGATGTGAGCAACAAGGTTTTCTTTCTCAACGACTAATTTGTCGAAGGTATCTCTAATTTTCAGCAGCCTACTCAGCGGGTATGTAAGTGCTCTCTTCTCCATTTTAATGATTTTTTTGTTGATCCTCTTAATCTGCAGAAAAAACCAAATGATAGATAAGGAATTTATATGTTGTCATACTACTAATGTAGTAATATATAAGATATGATATGCGGAGGAACTGCATGTATGTACTTACCAGGTTCAACCTATATGTCCATTGCTTCTTACGACAAAACCTCTTGACCGCGAGAGCTTTCTTTTGCACATCCAAATCCATCTGAGCCTTCTCCTTCAGGTCATGCAGGTACTGTCGTGTCTCCTGCTCCTCTCTTCTCTCTTGCTGCCTAGTTGAGTGAACCCTAGCACTGTCATTGGACTGTTCTATTCTAACAAATGGACGAGACTCAAAAATATCAGGCTTTATTTTTTTATGCGAGACATTGGCATCTGATGCGGCTTCCATGGCCGGTGCAGGCTGATtggtgagaggtggtggtggtggcatcgGCGCTGGCTGCGCAGCCCGAGGCAGAGATAGCGCACCAGGCATTTGAGCTGCGGCACATGCAACAATTAGAAATGTTGGTTTACAAATGGGTCGTGTGCTCCAAATATATACACGGATATATGTACTAACCATATTCTGGAGTGGAGTCTATGATCTTCAGCATTGCAATTTCCATTAGTTGGTATGCGTCATTAACTATTGGAGGCGTGTTAACTGGTTCGTCGGAGTCCTCCACTACCCCTACCGTCTCGTTCTTCAGCGACCAAATAATGTTTGCAATGAAGTTGAGCACCCACTCGCCTGTGCGCCGACTGAAACTGAAAACATATAACGAATTAACGATACGAGATTGGAGTTGCTGATGTGCGTACGTATGCCATCTCAGGGACACAATTAGTTCACGAGTAAATTGTAAACCATGAATGTGTGTGAGACACTTACTCCACATACAGCCGTTCGGCCCTAGGAGCCTCAGTGTCATTGCCAATGTATCTGCGATCAAGGATCGCATGTTCAAACCTTCCATTGGTGGCACCGTGTAGACGGATGAGCCCTTCTTCCGTGTCTGCCAAATTACATGTAGAAAATTGTCAAGGAATGAACAAATGTTGCGGCCAGTCTTGTAATATATTAAGAGCGGTAGAAATAATACATGCTTACCAGTTTGGACCCTGATCTGCCTGACGACACGGCAGTCGCCGCACTGCAGTCGTCCTGGCGCAAGCGGCACGAACCTTTCCTCGTCCTCCATGGGGCCATGGTATGGGATAACATTGGCGTCGGCTTGGTTTACTTCGTCGCTGATGAACGCCTCGTCGATATCATACATGGGGAAGCTGTCAGGAGACGGAAGGTCTGGGAACTCTTCCTCATCTTCCGAGGCCGTCATCAACATTTCCTCGTCGAAGCCGTGGAAGTCTAACGCCAATGTCGACTCGTCAAGAAACTTTTGGAGTATTACGTCCGTCTCCGGCACCTGATCTGAGGCCGCCGCCTGGATATTTGTCTTAAAATGAGGGATCGGCGCCGGCATGTGCATCTGATCGTGAAAGCCCGATCCAACCAGCATTTGATGGTGTTGGACGGGGGCCTGAGGGTGCTGGAGATGCTGTTGGACATCGGGGTGATTAACGTGGGTGATAGGTGCCTGCATCATTATCTGCTCGTCAAAGCCGTAAGCCGACAACGACTCTGGCAGGGCTTGCTGGTGATGGACGGGCGGCGACGCCGGGACCTGAGAATAAAGCAGCAGCGTAATCAGAGAAGCCGTGGCCTGGACATCGGGAAATACCTGAGCGTTGGGCACCGTAAGTGGCTGGCCGAGAGTCGCCGGATCCAGTTGCAGTTGGGCGTTCGCGTCCGCGGCCTCCAGCAGAGCTTCCACAGAGATCTCTTCGTCCATGGCGTCGAGGTTGAGGAAACAGTCGACGTCGAAGTCCTCTCCGGCCATGGCGACTCGCAGGTGGAGTTCACGCGCGCGTACGTCCAAGAAAAGACAAGCAAGCAGTAGAGTAGATGAAGGGTAGtggtattcgcaaaaaaaaaaaagatgaaggGTAGTGGTGAGTGGTGGCAACTGCGACGGTGGGAGAGGGTTCATATATGTGGCGAAGGGGCGGGAGTGAAGCGCGTCCCGACCGTTCGAGCGGTTGCCGCGCACGGGTACCGCAAAATGTTTCTTTCCAATTCTATCACATACGTTGGTGGTTGATTTTGAGGCGCGGGGCGCGAAAAAGTTAGCACGTTTGGCTCGGCCTCGTTTTGCTTCCGGCGGCTCGATTTATCGAGCATGCCAGATTCGAATTTCATGCTGGAATTGGAGATTCTGATACTGTACTATATACATGCTAAGTTGTACCACTCCTTCCTTTAGAAAATAAAATGCCTATAGTTTTTTTCGGGTATTTCAAATTGATCAACTAGTGTCAACATTTACATATATTTGATCAAACATTAAAAAAACAGCTTTGACAAAAAATTATAGCGTTGCACTCGCATCTTTAGACCAGGCTCATCACGCTCTTCCACATGCGCGGGCatcctattttttttcttttggaaACAAGGAGTATAAATCGCAATTCTATGGTTCAATCAATGGCTTCAGAACATCTCCAGGGTTGAAGATTTTCTTGTTTGTTAATGAGAGAAATGGGTCGATAATTCTTACCTCACAATTAATTATGCCTTGGTGAGTTCTTTTTCAACGGTAAATGGAATATTAATATCACGAATATACCAATATATTACACATCCATCATCTGCACCAACAAGATGCTGAAAGATATCAAGGATGCACATAGCAAGAAAAAAAATGCCACGATGGCCAATCACTTGGAACAACAACAACCTAACCACCATGAAAGACAATATCCGACCTACAAAAGAGATTCTCCAAAAGCAAAACCTCCAAGAAGATAACAATGCAAAAGAGTTATCTTTTCCCAATCAAAGATCTTATGTTTTCACCCTAAAAAAGGTCCGAGTTCCGAAAACCATGCCTTCCTCGTGGATCACCTTTTCTGTTTTCGAAGAAAATTATAGAAAATTCAAATATTAAAATGCTTCGAGATGTCCATGTCTTATTTGTTCTAGTttttagaaaaaataacaaacatgaatttggacaaaatttgCGAAATGGCCACATGTTTTGGTAAAACGGCTCTGGAATTCACATACGACGTCCGATGAAAAAGTTTTTCGTATGAGCATGAATTGatagaaaaagttacatccgatttcAACGACCTATGGCCATTTAACGAATTTTTGGATTCCTAAAAAGCAAAAAGGTAATAGTAGTTTTCTAAGGTTTtaggaaaaaaaaatgaaaaaattgcACATCCCCCCATCGTATGAAGAGGCTGGTGCGCCGACCTAACCTAGTCTTATATAAACAAACCCGTGCCCTTCCTCTCTCAGTTTCCCCTCATTCTCCTCTCTGCCTTCTCCTCTCCTCTTATTCTCCATTCTTCCATTTCTTCACCTTCTCCCTCCCTCCGGCACCCCAATCTCTCCCACCCTCCGGTGCCGACCCTCTACCTCCCTCTCGGGACCCCGAGCTTATCCCTTCGGTGACCACCACCTCCAGCTATGGTAGCCACCTCCTCTCCAGTGACGACAACCACCTCCTCTCCGGCGACGGTGACAACCTCTGGCGACGACGACCACCTCTGATGGGATTCACAACATAGAAAAAATTCCTACGAGATGCGAGCAAAACCAAGATTCAATCTAGGAAGATCCATGGTACAAGATCAAATCTAAGAAGATGCAAGCAAATAGAAAGAGATCAATATTGCTAGGGGGAAGCGTTTTAcaacgtggttgatgtagtcgttcTCTTTGGGATCCAATCTGATCAGCACCGCAATGAGCAGTGCCTCCAAGTTTTGCACACGTACATCTTGATGAAGACTCCTTCTCCTTGATATCGAAAGGGAGAGGGAGTAGATATATGAGATCaaatccggcagcacgatggcgtggtggtgaTGGAGGTATGGGGAAATTTtagcagagcttcgctaagcgtctaTGGAGAGGAGGAGGGAGGAAGCGACCATGGATGATATGTTGCGGCCCAGCCCTccccttgtaggataacgttgcatagaaaacaaaaattttcctaccgcgaacacgaaatccaagccaagatgcaatctagaagacggtagcaacgaggggattatcgagtctcacccttgaagagattccaaagcctacaagatgtggctcttgttgctgcggtagatgttcacttgccgcttgcaaaagcgcgtagaagatcttgatcacgatcggttccggcgccacgaacgggcagcacctccgtactcggtcacacgttcggttgttgatgaagacgacgtccacctccccgttccagcgagcagcggaagtagtagctcctcttgaatccgacagcacgacggcgtggtgttggtggtggtggagaaatccggcggagcttcgctaagcgtgcgggaagtggaggagcggggcggctagggtttgggagggggggccggccactcaagggggtcggccaggctgtggtctttggggtggccggccccctccccttggcccctcattatataggtggaagccccaagagttggtctccaagtcttcgaataagacccgaaccaaaaaccttccatatggtggggaaacctagccaagctaggactcccactagaggtgggagttccacctcccatatgggggggtggccggccccctaagggggagtccacttgggactcctcccccactagggttggccgtccatggaggtggagtcccatgtggactccaccttccttggtggtttcttccggacttttctagaaccttctagaaccttccatagaaccttccgcatcaatttaattcacataaaatgacatcctatatatgaatcttattctccggaccattccggaactcctcgtgatgtccgggatctcatccgggactccgaacaaatattcgaactccattccatttcaagttctaccatttcaacatccaactttaagtgtgtcaccctacggttcgcaaactatgcggacatggttgagtactcactccgaccaataaccaatagcgggatctggagatccataatggctcccacatattcaacgatgactttagtgatcgaatgaaccattcacatacgataccaattccctttgtcacgcgatattttacttgtccgaggtttgatcttcggtatcactctataccttgttcaacctcgtctcctgacaagtactctttactcgtaccgtggtatgtggtctcttatgaacttattcatatgcttgcaagacattagacgacattccaccgagagggcccagagtatatctatccgtcatcgggatggacaaatcccactgttgatccatatgcctcaactcatactttccggatacttaatcccacatttataaccacccatttacgcagtggcgtttgatgtaatcaaagtacctttccggtataagtgatttacatgatctcatggtcataaggactaggtaactatgtatcaaaagcttatagcaaataacttaatgacgagatcttatgctacgcttaattgggtgtgtccattacatcattcatacaatgatataacattgttattaataacatcaaatgttcatgattatgaaactaatcatccattaatcaacaagctagttaagaggcatactagggactctttgttgtttacatatcacacatgtatcaatgtttcagttaatacaattatagcatggtatataaacatttatcataaacataaagatatataataaccacttttattattgcctcttgggcatatctccaacagtctcccacttgcactagagtcaataatctagattacattgtaaggtacctaacacccatggcattctggtgttggtcatgctttgccctagggagagctttagtcaacggatttgctacattcagatcagtgtgtactttgcaaatctttacttctccatcttcgatgtactcgcgaatcgagtggtaacgcagcttgatatgcttcagcctcttgtgtgcccttggctcttgtgcattggcgatggcacccatgttatcacagtaaatgattaatgggtccaatgcactaggaaccacaccgagctctacaatgaacctctgcatccataccgcttctgatgaagcctctgaagccgctatgtactctgattctgttgaagacttcgccaccgtgcactgcttcgagcttgcccagccatcgcagcaccattcaatataaacacgtacgcaccgtgacttagagtcatcaggatcagtgttccaacttgcatcggtgtaacttgttacaacgagctcttggtcacctccataacaaagaaacatatccttagttcttttcaagtacttcaggatattcttgaccgctgtccagtgttccattcctggatcactttgatatctgctagttaaactaacaacatgtgctatatccggtctagtacatagcatgacatacatgatagagcctactgccgaggcataggggatttgactcatcctttctctttcttctgccgtagccggaccttgagtcttactcaagaccttgcctggtaacataggtaagaatcctttcttactttcatccattctaaacttctttagaatcttgtccaggtatgtactctgtgatagccctattaggcgtcttgatctatctctataaatcttgatgcctaatatatacgatgcttcaccaaggtctttcattgaaaaactattattcaaataacctttaacactgcttaatagttctatatcattcccgatcaataatatgtcatctacatataatatcaggaatgctacagagctcccactcactttcttgtaaatacaggcctctccatgacactgtataaacccgaagtctttaatcaccttatcaaaacgtcggttccaacttcttgatgcttgcttcagtccatagattgaacgctgaagtttgcatactttgtcagcatttttaggatcgacaaaacctttgggttgtaccatatacaactcttcctcaatgtctccattaaggaacgctgttttgacatccatctgccaaatctcataatcgaaaaatgcagctattgctaacaaaatcctcacagactttagcttcgcttgctgtgagaaagtctcatcgtagtcaactccttgaatttgtcggaaaccctttgcgacaagtcgagctttatagacagtaatattaccatcagcatctgtttttctcttgaagatccatttattctcgacagcctttcggctatcaggtaagtctaccaaagtccatactttgttatcatacatggatcccatttcggatttcatggcttcttgccatttgttggaatctgggctcatcatcgcttcttcatacgtcgtagggtcctcatcattgttatctacaatcatgacatttagacaaggatcataccaatcaggagtggcacgttcccttgtcgatctgcgaggttcagtagtttcctcgttcgaagtttcatgatcattatcattagcttcctcttgctgtcggtgtaggcggtacaggtacaacttcccagatcgcgctactctgagcaacgagtatagatttatcaatctcatcgagttctacttttcttccagtcacttctttagtgagaaattctttctcaagaaaggttccgttcttagcaacaaagattttgccttcggatctgtgatagaaagtgtaccctatagtttccttagggtatcctatgaagacgcatttctccgctttgggttctagcttgtccggttgtaacttctttacataggcttcgcaaccccaaactttaaggaacgacaacttaggtttcttattaaaccataattcatacggtgtcgtttcaacggattttgatggtgctctatttaaagtgaatgcggctgtctctaatgcataactccaaattgctaacggcaaatcagtaagagacatcatagaacgaaccatatctaagagagttcgattacgacgttcggacacaccgtttcgttgtggtgttcccggcggagtcaattgtgaaagtattccgcatttctttaaatgcatgccaaactcataactcagatattcacctccgcgatcagatcgtagaaatttgatcttcttgttacgttgattttctacttcactttggaattccttaaacttctcgaaagtttcggatttatgtttcatgaaatagatatacccatatctactcagatcatctgtgaaggttagaacataacgataaccaccgcgcgatgctacgctcattggtccgcacacatcggtatgtatgatttccaataagtcagtagctcgctccatcataccagaaaatggagtcttagtcatttttcccattagacatgcttcgcatctatcaagtgactcaaaaagtcaagtgattcaagtaatccatcagtatggagtttcttcatgcgtttcactccaatatgaccaagacgacagtgccacatataagtagaattatcattcaatttaattcgcttagcatcaatgttatgtatatgtgtatcactactatcgagatctaacagaaataagccattcttttcaggtgctcgaccataaaagatattattcataaaaatagaacaaccattattctcagacttgaatgaataaccgtcttgcattaaacaagatccagatataatgttcatgctcaacgcgggtacaaaataacaattatttaggcttaaaactaatcccgaaggtagatgtagaggaagtgtgccgacagcgatcacatcgactttggatccatttccaacgcgcatcgtcacttcatctttcagtagtcttcgtttattctttagttcctgtttcgagttacaaatatgagcaaccgaaccaaagatcaaatacctgtgtactagtacgagaaccagtgagataaacatctataacatgtatatcagatataccttctttcttcttcttgacaaggccgcttcttcagatccgccaaatacttggagcaattacgcttccagttgtccctt
This Lolium perenne isolate Kyuss_39 chromosome 1, Kyuss_2.0, whole genome shotgun sequence DNA region includes the following protein-coding sequences:
- the LOC127328596 gene encoding uncharacterized protein; amino-acid sequence: MAGEDFDVDCFLNLDAMDEEISVEALLEAADANAQLQLDPATLGQPLTVPNAQVFPDVQATASLITLLLYSQVPASPPVHHQQALPESLSAYGFDEQIMMQAPITHVNHPDVQQHLQHPQAPVQHHQMLVGSGFHDQMHMPAPIPHFKTNIQAAASDQVPETDVILQKFLDESTLALDFHGFDEEMLMTASEDEEEFPDLPSPDSFPMYDIDEAFISDEVNQADANVIPYHGPMEDEERFVPLAPGRLQCGDCRVVRQIRVQTDTEEGLIRLHGATNGRFEHAILDRRYIGNDTEAPRAERLYVDFSRRTGEWVLNFIANIIWSLKNETVGVVEDSDEPVNTPPIVNDAYQLMEIAMLKIIDSTPEYAQMPGALSLPRAAQPAPMPPPPPLTNQPAPAMEAASDANVSHKKIKPDIFESRPFVRIEQSNDSARVHSTRQQERREEQETRQYLHDLKEKAQMDLDVQKKALAVKRFCRKKQWTYRLNLIKRINKKIIKMEKRALTYPLSRLLKIRDTFDKLVVEKENLVAHITMAMNNERGNKGSYRVGKNDDEAGPSSTKKL